The DNA window ctttcttcaatttctAAAGTCATGTTTTACTATTAGTTTTTAGTTAAACATGTTACATTTGCATTTGTAGGGGCAAGTTTCCTCCAGCAGCAGAATACATGCAACATGCCGATAGATCTATAGCAAGTCTTGTAGAAATTTTCAGAAACATGCAAATAGAAGATGAGCACCTAGAAAATGGAGGTTTGGATTATGAGGTAAGGGTTAACCTCTCCTTTGTGCTGGAATCTTCCTTTTTATCTGTTAAATTTCTTATCTGTACTGTATATGAAACGGGAATCTACCTTTTTCTATGAAACCTGCATAAGCTCTTGGAGAAGATTTTCTCATAAACATTCTGTAATATGTGAATTACTGCCCAACGTTGAAGATTGAACTCGCCAAAGTGACATTATCTTGTAAAATTTGTAGTGTGCACATCTTTCTTGCAAGGTCATTGGTACTAAGTTTcattattttgtgttttgtcGAATTTGTTTAGGATGGAGAACCAAATGGTGATTCGTTACAAGAGCCGGATGACACCCAACTAGAGGGACATGATGGGAGTCAAGAAGAGGCTGGTGTGGTTGATGCTGACAGTACAGACAGTGCGGTACTTGTGAACGGAAATGAGGTGGAGGAAGATGGGGGTTCGAGTAATGAAGAAAACCCTCTGCCTAACTAAGAGCCATTGGTTGGACTGATGTGAAATACGTAGTTTTGTTTCTGGCGGATTATTGGCATTCTTTTAGCTCCTTGCTTTATTGTAATTTTGCATTCTATTCCATCTGTGCTTTGCTGCATCTACTTCATCCACCTCTAGAAATTGAGTTCAGCTAAATTAGTAGGACCTATTGAGCTCTAGGAAAAATTTTGACATGTAATTAGATGGTGACAAAATTATTTTCCTGATGATATATATAAGTTTAATTGTATCACGCATTTTGTGTGAACTTTAAAGGCCACTTATCATGATATATGGAGTATAAGTTTTAATAGTATGTCCATCTCTTGTTGAGTCGACAGTGGTCgcacaaaaatacaaaaaataaacctaAGGGATATGGTCGACCAATATGAATCTCGTCCATGCTTTGGtaactacaaaaaaaaacacaaagattaaaaatataaaagttaGTTAAAGTAtttgttgaaacttgaaagtataaagaaaaataggaaATAGGATAACTCAATAAAAATCACATCGACAATCTCTTtgaattttagtaattttttttgaacaTGGAGTcgtaattaaattgaataaaaaaaaagaataaaagggGATGCACATGTTCTAAATTCTAATCCCTCTGTCTCTTGCACGCACGCACGCACGCGAAGTTCTAGGGTTTAAGACTTTAAGCACATCCGAACAAAATTCAAAAGCCAAAACTTGGAGTTTGAATCCGAATCCAGCATAGCCGAGCCCTACTACGAGGTATGTATTTCAATTTATCAGCGCTTCCGCTTGCGGCTTGctgttccatttcatttttcatcTGTCGATTAGCTCTTGCCTCTTCcaattctctatatataggTTTGGAGCAGAAATGACTTTTTAGTTTGCCAAGTTAGGTTTTTCTCATCTTGTATTCAACTGCGAGACTGTTTTCTGACACCTTTATTCAACTCAAAGATGGACGAAAGCTGAAAATGATGTTCTAACTCTCTGTGTTTCTTTAATTCTTTTTATTCTTCTATTATCTTGAATTTGAGATATCAAGTTACTTCAGTGTTTCATATTCGGGAAACGGAATGGAAAAGATATCTGAGTTACATTAGTATTATCTTCTTTAGCTGGAAAAAACGAATTGGATTTGAGTGAATTTTTCGTTCACATCTCTGTTTGATGCTGAAATGAACCGATGGGATTTTGTTTTTCAATTGTCAGAAATTTATGGAGATTGTTTGTGGTCTTTTTTGCCTTTACTGCATCCTTTTTTTGCATTCTATTGACTGTACTTTGGATTTTGGAATAATTGGGGTGTGCAGCAATGAGCATGTTGGTATGTTTTGGTTTTTGCCCATATTTTCCTCCTCGAGTGTCTGAGTCAAATATTCTAGCTAGGTATGCAAGAACATCTGAAAATTTATAGTCTGCAACATTTTTGCATACATGTGTTTAGTTATCTCTTCTGATTTGTATCCTTATTGAGTTTGGCAGCATTTTATCTTAATGGTTTATGCTTGCATAATGCATTTTACATTTATGACAAGCAATGTCAAATGCCGACTTGCATCCAAAGCCTCTTTTGTGGAGAAAAACGTTTTGTGCAGCATACCTTCTTATACTATCTGGAAAGATAGCACGTGGGTAAAGGGGATAACACATTAGCAGATATGGTTACACATCAAGTGGTTCTACTGGGAATTATTGAAAGAAATCCTTGTTATCCTTGGTTATTGAATTAATTTCCATACAACTTACAGTACTCAATAATTTGGcatctattattctattttccTTGGTTTCTTGGTAGGTGCAGTTTGTTTGTGGTCTATATTTTAAGATACGATATTTCTCTCAAATGTGCATATGGCATCAGTTGTTGGTTAGATTCTTATTCCTGTTTTGCAAGTTTGCTGGGACAACTTAAATTATGTGCTGTtgccttcttttcttttctctccacTGTCTATCTTTCACACACAGCACACACCCACACACATGCAGCACAGTGCAAGATGGTCTGTTATCATCCATAAGGGGCGGTTTGGGGCATCTCTTACCTCTTATATCCATTTGAAAACTTACTGgcttattttcaaaattatgtAGAAAGAATGCCACCTCACCTGCCTTGATGGAAAATTTATTATCATCATCTGGTACATCCAACATGGTTTCTGGCAGTCATCTCAATAGCAATGTCTGATCTACAATGCTTTTGGTTGAAGATTAATATCTAATACATATAACTTGACAGATAATGaataaattatgaattgtagTAATGCATGGTTTTCTCATTTTGCTAGTCTACTTGTTAAATTTGCAATTATCAGTTGCTAAGCTTTGGTACCTAGCATACAATTCTTATTTAACTGGATCACAACATTTATTTAGTATCTGGATATCCTTCTAAGTTCTAAGATGAAAGGGAGATATGTGTATCTAGGCTTCTTGTTGTTGGTAGAGTTGGAACTTGGatgtattaaaaatgtgattttttaaAGCATATGCTTGTATTGTTTGCTTATATTTTGGTTCGCTTTAATGCAGGGACTGCTGTGTTCCAGTGGACTGAATAAAAGCGAAACTCCACTctagttttttgttttttaccaGCAATGGGGGATGCAGAAAACCTCCAACCATCTAAAAAGAGAGCTGCTGGAGTCCAACTATCTCGTGAAAACCCTGGCCTGGATGACGATGCACCGGAACAAGAGACAGGAACCTTTAAGAAAGCAAGTGATGATGTTTTGGCCAAAAGAAAAATAGTGAAAGTACGTCGCCAGCAAATTTCAACTCCATCTGGCCCACCTCCATCTTCTTCTAATCCTTTTGCTGCCATCCGGTTGGTTCCTCCTACTTCATCTGCTCCTTCGCAGGTAGAGGCACACAATGGTCAGTGTAAGGAAGCAGAGAGCAAATCCGAAAATAAGGTTGAAGAACCATCAAATGATGAATCCACCAAGGCTGAAAAAACTGATGTCCAGGATGACAATTCTAAGCATTCTGAAAACAAGGTTGAtgactcaaaacctcaaccagATGATACAAATGATAATGTGGTTGACGAGTCATCAAAAGATGAATCCACTAAGGTTGAAAAAATTGCTGTCATCGATGACAATTCTAAGCTATCTGAAAACAAGGTTGTtgactcaaaacctcaaccaaATGATACAAATGCTAATGTGGTTGACCAAGAGAAGGATAACTCTGTGGCAGAGGAAGTTGCGGAAGGTGGGAATTCTGGGGATGGGGTGACAAAGTCTACAGAAGCTGATACTGCTGACACACAAACAGGGAAGGATGTAAAAAATTGTGGAGATGAAAAGGAGAAAGACAATGAGGCAGCTGCAGAAAAGAATGAAGAAACTGTCCCATTTGGCTCATTTCAACAACTATCAAGTAGCCAAAATGCTTTCACCAGTCTTAGTGGAACAGGGTTTTCTGGTACCTCATTCTCATTCGGATCGATTACTACAGATGGTACTTCCCCGAAGAGTGACTCTACTACCTTCAGTTTTGGTGGTTCTAATGGAAGCTCTATTTTTGGTAGTGTTGGGGCAAGTACTATCAGTAAGAGCGAGGGCACCAAATTTCCTCCAAAGCAGGAGGTTCCTCTGGAAACTGGAGAAGAGGATGAGAAAGCTGTTTTCACTGCAGATTCTATTCTTTTTGAATATATCGGTGGATCTTGGAAGGAGCGAGGGAAAGGGGAACTGAAGGTTAATACATCAACCACAGGTACAGGAAAAGCCAGACTTGTTATGAGGGCTCGAGGAAATTATCGGTTAATTCTGAATGCTAGCCTTTATCCAGACATGAAGCTTACGAATATGGACAAGAAAGGCATCACTTTTGCCTGCGTGAACAGCGGTGGTGAGGGGAAAGACGCACTTTCAACATTTGCTCTGAAATTCAAGGATCCTTCTATAGTTGAAGATTTTCGAGCAGAGGTCAACAAGCACAAGTCTACTGCTCCAGTAGCACTGAGAACCCCAGAAAATTCTCCCAAAGCTGATGAATGATGAGCGCTTCCTTTCCCGTACTTGTCGAAAATATGTGAAATGCTCCTCCACCACCTTCAGTCTTGCGTCTTAGTTGCAGTAGAAGACATGTAAAACAAGAGTTTTCGGGTCAGTTTATGCGTCGTTAGTCTCTTGAGAAATGTCTTGTTTTGGGGTTAATAGTAAGTTTTATTGAACTCCTCTATATGATGAGATAACCTTTTGATAATCCCTCTACATCTAAATATCACTAGTTGATTTAAAATGCGAGTCCTGTGACCAGCATATGgtatagtattatttatagCTGTACTCACATCTCAGAAAACTGCATCTATGTCACGGGTCattttacaatttacaatagTACAAAAAAATGTTAATCAACAGTAGATCACAGATTTGAAGATTTTGTTTGTGACAAGGATCACATATAAACTAAAGACAACAAACAAGGAGAGAATTCGGAAACATTGAGAAAGACAACAATCCTTGTGAATGAGGGTGAAATAACAAGATAATTAGTTTTGAAGGTACAAATCATCATATAAATCAATTCTTCTAAGGTGAAGTGTAGCTCTTGGTGCACTTGTTTGAACATGACCCCACACAGCCATCCACCTTCTCACCATCTGCAAAACAACCACCAAAATCATTCATTCACTCGTAACGCTtcaaaagagagagagagagatagaaggCTTACTGGGCTTGTGTTTGGAGCTGAAAGCCGAGCACATGGAGAAGGCGCAGCCGAGTTTGCAGAAGCCGAGGTTGTCGGAATCTTCATGAACATCGTTCTGGATTTCTTGGAAGATGCAATCCTTCAAGCAGTGGGTGGTGCAGGAGCAGAGGGTTTGTGAAGGTTCAATCATGCAGAAAATGAAGCATTTTGTGTAGCAGTCTTTGAAAGTAGTTGCAGTGGATTTTCCACTTAGCATGCCTACTACACATAAAACTAGCACGACAAGTGCTCTCAATAATTTCCTCACCTCCATTTTCCAACTTGTTATTTTCAAGAAAATGTTGAGCTATGAGCTGCTTATATagcacaacacacacacacatacatacatttTAGAAATGaatagttatatgcatttaggTTTGTCATGTGAGTGGCCACTAAGCCATTTTTGGGATGCCCACTAATTAAGCTGTCTGAGTTGAGCTTGTTCACATTTGGACACTTTTCAAATGGTGGCTAAAATACACCCttgcatttaaatatttatgttaCGTATTCAAGTATATGAGCAGACACAATGGAGATGATATAAGTTCATTTGATTAAGACTGACAAATTGCGTGAGTTTGATCATTGTTGGTTTATTCTATTAACGATCTAATTTATAAGGCTTAACTCGAACTTAACTCGTTAAGAAAGCTCTCAGCTTATATACGAATCTGACATGCTATCTTCAAACTCAAACACGACCTGCACACGGTTTAACGACACGATTGGACTCGACATGGTAACAACACGATTAAGACCTAATTTTTAAACATGATTTACCACGAATatgaatattaaaaattaaagtatatattttttaaaatcaataaaaaaagtaaaattatattaggagtattatttttaaccTAATCGGAACCCAACCCAAATCCAACCCAAAATATCGGATTCCTAATCAAGTCGATCCGATAAGGACACAAATCTAATAAGACTTGAtccaaatttattaatttcGTGCGTGTttgtgtcgtgtcaaaaattgttaATACTATATTTGATACGCCTCATGTATGAACTTATAACGATTAGTCACATagcagcaaaaaaaaaaaaaaaaaattagtcacATAGCTTAGAATTATTCGAAGTCTGGGTTATACTTTCTCTATTccctaaaaatgaaattttttaaaacaaacatgaaaattaataaagtaacgAAGATTTAATTAAGGATGGACGAGTCACATATTACTCGACCACACCTTAGATTTTCTTcactaaataatttaatttatgtttctACTACCATTATCTTTCTAAAAAGTATTTATAGTTGTGTCACTATCCCTTCACCTACTACAAAATTTATAAGTTAATGAGACGATTAGTAATAATCACAATAGCATTCAACAGTTAACCATGTCCAAAATGGCCAAACAACATAAATTCACCAATTTTCTGTTGCtgtatattttgatttattatgATAGAAAGTTTCTAGAGTAATACGAGTGAGTGGAATGGATGTCATTACTTTCAGAAAAGAAGATGAATTCATGCGGAAaaccaaaagtaaaaaaaaattaaaaaaaaaaaagagaaagagaagatGTTAATAAAATCAATTAAAGAAAGTGTTGGTTGTTGAGTTGCACTTGTGTGGTGCTctccaaaaaaaaacaacttcctcaccaataaatttatatataaattatttcatAGACATCTGAAACTCTGCTACTTatcttataattaaataaagttgACCTATCATGTAGAtgatttttttccattttattacCCTCTTAATTATCTCATAGAATTTGGGATTATCTTGATccttttctattaatttaatccGGTAAAAAATTATATTGACGTCTTCTGTATGCGTATGCATTACTTTACTTCCCAAATTAAATTGTCATAATGTATTGGTTTAATAAAATTAGCAGTTATTTTTTCTTTAGTCAAATAGGTTTTAAAACATTACCACACTAACTTTATTAATAACTACCATTTTCGTTTTGTCATTTTTATAGTTAAATTCGATAAATATTTATactggagtagtattttaatttataccattttcttacttttgaatttttttttattgtatagGGAGCCTATATACTTCTCACCATCAAGATCACGTAAAAAAACCCTTACAAGAGAATATTCTTGATAAATATGTGTGAATTTTGAATAgtctaaaatattttatttgtcattcaTAAAACTTAATTTCGCCAAATGTGGATTTTTATTTGTCTAACTGGATTCACTAATTTGATATATATGAATTATGATCAAGCAACCATTAATCAGAGagttctctctttcttttcttatttttaagaGAATCAACAAGGATTCACTAATTATCTGTGATATATATAACTTGAAATATTGAAgaaatattttgaacttaaaTCATTGGCACTGTTAAACACTTAAACTTTGTTCTCAGTTTCTTCAGCGCTTATTATAAGTAATacttatattactattattaattataggATGAAATTACATTTCCATTCATATGGAATATTGaattatgctttattttttGCACTGCTACAATTGTCTGAACACATATCCACGCAGTCTTCAAAATGTGGACCATCTGTCAAACAATAGTAGTATATGTTACTTACAACACATGTAAAagcaacaaaataaattaaacttttaaattattttgatattatttttttacctGAGGCAAACATTTTGCACTTAGAATTGACACATCCATCTGCGCATGGGAAATTCACCTCCATTTGATTTGATACTAAATGACATTTTTTCAAGCATTTATTTATGCATGAAGGCCTTTTAAAAAAGGCACATTTCAAGTTGCATTTCCATTTACATAAATTACTCTTGTTTTCAGAATAATCTGCACCAACCCCTATGATAAGAATCACCATCACCATAATCCCTACAAATTTTGAACTCatttttgttttctatgtcCAAGTTTACTAATTTGTGAAGGAATGAATTTGTCACTCCCTATCATGGTGTTTATATACACTAGTGTTATCACCCGTGACAAAAGATTTTCTAATAATGAGGATAtattaacaattaaataaattaaaataagaaatatagagtagaaaagtataaaaatatatttacagCTAAGAatataaactaattaaaataagcaCTACAAACAATTAACAACAttataaacaacaacaaaaagatATTTGTACTTCTCTCAACCCACtataaatgaaacatttcatattcaactgacaattatatactccctctgtcccaggctactcgctcatttccttttcggctcggagattaaggaatgagtgtataggaaagtcaaaaatgacggctgtaggtgaaattttttactaaaaatggaaagagtgcaagtaacttgggacgcccaaaaaggaaataagtgcgagtagtgcgggacggagggagtacaattttaaTATCTGGTATGAGTgtagtaatattaaataaaataaataacaaaagagGAGATGCATATATGaaatagaataagatatactacaaataaaggaaaatgtactgctcttttttttttactcggacccccggcctaacgatcagaggtgaagcgtcttaccaagctgcgcttcgttgtcaagGTGGGACCCAATGGGTCCACCAGCCCCGCTGGAACGGGTCCAGAATTTTTCACCTCCCCCAGCTCCTGGGTCCAGGCACGGGTACAGGCTTAATCACCTCCCGAAGCTCTGGAGTCAGGTCAGTGAATCCACTAGGCCCCAGGaaaattaatccccaagatgcgcctcccaggggtcgaacacGCGATCTCTAGCTAGGCctcagggaaattaatccccaagatgcgcCTCCCATGGGTCGAACACGCGACCTCTAGGATgacgcggtatccttgcctcccttctcaaccagttgagctaggaggcttggatAAATGTACTGCTCtatttgtcccaactaagttgagtcatttttttgcactcgtttttgaaaaaatcataataaatagttaaagtggatataTAACAAGTAAAAAGCAAGAATAATGCAGTAGATAAATATTATCgtttttactttactatatATCCACTTTAACTAATTACTACCTTTTTCTCAAAACGAGTATAACAAAGAAATGACTCAAACTTAGttaggacggatggagtactaaataccataaaaaaacaaaaaaaattagtgatCTACCATTAGTTCGTGATCCTAGCCATCAATTGCTATATATATAGctaattaaattttgaatttactTACCTTGCACAAGAGGCGAAATCAAGTAGCATTAAATTGATATAAGTAATCATTCAAATACCAATATTGCAAACGTGttacaaaatcaaatgaaataaGAAACAAACTATAAATAGTGACCTAAATTAAACGGTACGAGCATACCGTGGAAGAAAATTAAGTGAGAAGAATGAAGGTGAAAGGAATGTTAGTGGTTGTAGCGATTATGGCTGTGATTATCCTTACAAAAAAATGTGTGTGTGAGTGCAACGATAGGTGTTTTGATGGTAAAAACATCCTCTTACAATGTCGGAGAAATTGTTCGAAATCCCAACACCCTGAAGCGATAAACTCAATGTAGTCTTTTACATTTGATTTCGCTAATCTTGCTATCTATTGTTGAACTCAAATCAATACTCAACAACATACCATTGAGTTTTGATAATTGATAGATATAACTAAGAAAATGGTCTAATAATGGCATGTGATGTTAGATTGTAACTTGTAAagacattattttatttcttgcactttcattttttatttattgaatatatatCATTAACCGATTTCATATACTAATTgcaaatttcaattatgaaattaaaaaaaacacttttAAATTTGTCTCTTTCTTGTGATTGTGTGAGAGGGATTGGATTTCGTGGCAGTTAGAGAAAATTATCAATCAAATTGTGTGAGAGGGAGGGATTGCATTTGCGCATTATTTCATTCGATTCGAAAACAACATTATTCATTATTCGGCATCCATAAATGCTAAATCCccaattgaatttgttgattaCCAGATTTCTGTTAAATCATTGATTACTTCGCCCACTACTTTGATTCCTAACCTTCTCCGCTCGCAAATTTCTCGTCAGATCCGCCCAGATTTAAAAACAAGATCAATCCAGCCCCATACGCACACCAAATCCTGTCGTCTCGCGCAAATTTGCAGCTTAGGTAATCTTTTTGTTGCTGGTCAACAAATTTGCCGAATTTCTATCAAGCTGGATTGAAATTTGGTGATTTTTGTGCAGAGAATGGGTAAGAATGAGGCGAATCGAAGTGCGGTGAAATCGTACGATGGATCGGATGAGAAGTTGGTATCGCGTTCTTCGTCGGGAGA is part of the Salvia splendens isolate huo1 chromosome 6, SspV2, whole genome shotgun sequence genome and encodes:
- the LOC121809387 gene encoding thionin-like protein 2; translation: MEVRKLLRALVVLVLCVVGMLSGKSTATTFKDCYTKCFIFCMIEPSQTLCSCTTHCLKDCIFQEIQNDVHEDSDNLGFCKLGCAFSMCSAFSSKHKPNGEKVDGCVGSCSNKCTKSYTSP
- the LOC121809385 gene encoding nuclear pore complex protein NUP50A-like isoform X2 — protein: MGDAENLQPSKKRAAGVQLSRENPGLDDDAPEQETGTFKKASDDVLAKRKIVKVEAHNGQCKEAESKSENKVEEPSNDESTKAEKTDVQDDNSKHSENKVDDSKPQPDDTNDNVVDESSKDESTKVEKIAVIDDNSKLSENKVVDSKPQPNDTNANVVDQEKDNSVAEEVAEGGNSGDGVTKSTEADTADTQTGKDVKNCGDEKEKDNEAAAEKNEETVPFGSFQQLSSSQNAFTSLSGTGFSGTSFSFGSITTDGTSPKSDSTTFSFGGSNGSSIFGSVGASTISKSEGTKFPPKQEVPLETGEEDEKAVFTADSILFEYIGGSWKERGKGELKVNTSTTGTGKARLVMRARGNYRLILNASLYPDMKLTNMDKKGITFACVNSGGEGKDALSTFALKFKDPSIVEDFRAEVNKHKSTAPVALRTPENSPKADE
- the LOC121809385 gene encoding nuclear pore complex protein NUP50A-like isoform X1 — encoded protein: MGDAENLQPSKKRAAGVQLSRENPGLDDDAPEQETGTFKKASDDVLAKRKIVKVRRQQISTPSGPPPSSSNPFAAIRLVPPTSSAPSQVEAHNGQCKEAESKSENKVEEPSNDESTKAEKTDVQDDNSKHSENKVDDSKPQPDDTNDNVVDESSKDESTKVEKIAVIDDNSKLSENKVVDSKPQPNDTNANVVDQEKDNSVAEEVAEGGNSGDGVTKSTEADTADTQTGKDVKNCGDEKEKDNEAAAEKNEETVPFGSFQQLSSSQNAFTSLSGTGFSGTSFSFGSITTDGTSPKSDSTTFSFGGSNGSSIFGSVGASTISKSEGTKFPPKQEVPLETGEEDEKAVFTADSILFEYIGGSWKERGKGELKVNTSTTGTGKARLVMRARGNYRLILNASLYPDMKLTNMDKKGITFACVNSGGEGKDALSTFALKFKDPSIVEDFRAEVNKHKSTAPVALRTPENSPKADE